One window of Cryobacterium arcticum genomic DNA carries:
- a CDS encoding ThuA domain-containing protein, whose protein sequence is MMTSTPPAAQLKQALVVRGGWDGHQPVEATELFIPFLEKNGFEVRVEGSTAVYADEEYLRTVDLIVQANTMTSIEGPEFLGLRAAIENGTGLAGWHGGIADSYRNNSDYLQLIGGQFAAHPGRHPDERSGEQSDNYVPHFIEMTAAAADHPITQGITDFELVTEQYWVLHDDYNDVLATTTQAVRPWDPWTRPVTSPAIWTRQWGSGRIFVSTPGHRVEILQDTNVKTIIERGLLWASR, encoded by the coding sequence ATGATGACCAGTACGCCGCCCGCTGCCCAGTTGAAACAAGCACTTGTCGTCCGAGGGGGGTGGGACGGGCACCAGCCGGTTGAGGCGACCGAGCTCTTCATTCCCTTCCTCGAGAAGAACGGCTTCGAGGTACGTGTGGAGGGGTCCACTGCCGTCTACGCCGACGAAGAATACCTGCGAACGGTGGACCTGATCGTGCAGGCGAACACCATGACCAGCATCGAGGGACCGGAGTTCCTGGGTCTTCGGGCTGCCATCGAAAACGGCACCGGCCTGGCCGGCTGGCACGGAGGCATCGCCGACTCCTACCGAAACAACTCCGACTATCTCCAGCTCATCGGCGGCCAGTTCGCCGCGCACCCCGGCCGGCACCCCGACGAGCGTTCGGGCGAGCAGTCGGACAACTATGTGCCCCACTTCATCGAGATGACCGCAGCCGCGGCAGATCATCCCATCACCCAGGGCATCACCGACTTCGAACTCGTCACCGAGCAGTATTGGGTGCTGCACGACGACTACAACGACGTACTGGCCACGACCACTCAAGCGGTGCGTCCCTGGGATCCGTGGACCCGACCGGTGACCTCTCCCGCGATCTGGACCCGCCAGTGGGGCTCGGGGCGCATCTTCGTCTCGACCCCGGGTCACCGCGTCGAGATCCTCCAGGACACCAACGTGAAGACCATCATCGAACGGGGGCTGCTGTGGGCGTCCCGCTGA
- a CDS encoding Gfo/Idh/MocA family protein, whose amino-acid sequence MGVPLNVGIVGVGKISEQYLANFPTFPGLRLVAVADLNQQRAREVAEEYGVRALTVDELLSDPEVDAVLNLTIPAAHVEIGTRALRGGKHVFAEKPLGLTPAEALPMVELAEELGLRLGSAPDTVLGTGIQTARQTLDSGVIGEPIAAQVQWTAPGHERWHPAPDFYYQPGGGPLLDMGPYYLTALIHFFGSVSRVTGIATRSSRARTIETGPRAGTPLPVSIDTHVSALLEHANGVTSTVTVSFEVWKSRASKFEVYGTEGTITVPDPNMFSDAVEAAVRDGDWEPVPDSAGYIDTGRGVGLADMADAITENRPHRASGRLALHVLEIMDAILRSSQEKAVIPIDSTADRPEIVPLQTTTGARPTAVTAGSGA is encoded by the coding sequence GTGGGCGTCCCGCTGAACGTTGGCATCGTCGGAGTCGGCAAGATCAGTGAGCAGTACCTCGCGAACTTTCCGACATTCCCCGGCCTGCGGCTCGTCGCCGTGGCCGATCTCAATCAGCAGCGCGCCCGGGAGGTCGCCGAGGAGTACGGAGTGCGCGCACTCACTGTCGACGAGCTGCTCAGCGACCCCGAGGTCGACGCGGTGCTCAACCTGACGATCCCCGCGGCGCACGTCGAGATCGGCACCCGGGCGCTACGCGGCGGCAAACACGTCTTCGCCGAGAAGCCGTTGGGTCTCACTCCCGCGGAGGCTCTGCCCATGGTGGAACTCGCCGAGGAGCTCGGCCTCCGCTTGGGCAGCGCCCCGGACACGGTTCTGGGTACCGGCATCCAGACGGCCAGGCAGACCCTCGACTCGGGCGTCATCGGCGAACCTATCGCCGCGCAGGTGCAGTGGACCGCTCCCGGGCACGAGCGTTGGCATCCAGCGCCTGACTTCTACTATCAGCCCGGTGGCGGCCCACTGCTGGACATGGGCCCCTATTACCTCACTGCGTTGATCCATTTCTTCGGATCGGTCAGCCGGGTGACGGGCATCGCCACACGTTCCTCCCGGGCCCGCACGATCGAAACCGGCCCCCGCGCCGGCACGCCCCTGCCGGTGTCGATCGACACCCATGTCAGCGCTCTGCTCGAACACGCCAACGGAGTCACCTCGACGGTCACGGTGAGCTTCGAGGTGTGGAAGAGCCGCGCATCCAAGTTCGAGGTCTACGGCACCGAGGGCACCATCACCGTTCCCGACCCGAACATGTTCTCGGATGCGGTCGAGGCCGCCGTCCGTGATGGGGACTGGGAGCCGGTTCCCGACTCCGCAGGCTACATCGACACCGGCCGCGGAGTCGGCTTGGCCGACATGGCAGACGCCATCACGGAGAACCGCCCCCACCGCGCATCCGGTCGACTCGCGCTGCACGTGCTTGAGATCATGGACGCCATCCTGCGCTCCAGCCAGGAGAAAGCGGTCATCCCGATCGACAGCACCGCGGATCGGCCCGAGATCGTGCCGTTGCAGACCACAACCGGGGCCCGACCGACGGCCGTCACCGCTGGAAGCGGTGCCTGA
- a CDS encoding Gfo/Idh/MocA family protein: MIGHAFMGRAHAQAWRTAPHFFPLPLQPVLAVVVGRDEGRARAAAENLGAEEWSIDWREVIARDDIDLVDICTPGDQHAEIAIAALRAGKHVLCEKPLARSVPEAIEMADAAVIAAESGVFAMCGFSYRRTPALALAKRFIEEGRLGQIRHVRAQYLQDWLSSSEAPLTWRLDKEKAGSGALGDIGAHSIDTAQWLTGQSIDGVSAMLRTFVTDRPVLAHQAGLGGRAEDGAERGPVTVDDAAAFTATFSGGALGVFESTRMALGRRNANRIEINGERGSVAFDFERMNELEFHDGTDPEDAQGFRRIQVTEPSHPYTGAWWPTGHGLGYEHVFTHQVVDLITAIAAGTQPSPTFAEAVQVQQVLDAVERSAADESRLTATTGPATDGSPAFQTPSMKKDPS; this comes from the coding sequence ATGATCGGTCACGCCTTCATGGGCCGCGCCCACGCCCAGGCCTGGCGAACCGCGCCGCACTTCTTCCCTCTCCCGCTCCAGCCTGTACTCGCGGTGGTCGTCGGTCGCGACGAGGGTCGCGCCCGGGCGGCCGCGGAGAACCTCGGGGCCGAGGAATGGTCGATCGACTGGCGGGAGGTGATCGCCCGCGATGACATCGACCTCGTCGACATCTGCACACCGGGCGACCAGCACGCCGAGATCGCGATCGCGGCCCTGCGCGCCGGAAAACACGTCCTCTGCGAGAAGCCGCTGGCACGCTCGGTGCCCGAGGCCATCGAGATGGCTGATGCGGCCGTCATCGCGGCCGAATCGGGCGTCTTCGCGATGTGTGGCTTCAGCTACCGCCGCACGCCAGCCCTCGCTCTGGCCAAACGGTTCATCGAGGAGGGGCGGCTCGGGCAGATCCGGCATGTGCGCGCTCAGTACCTCCAGGACTGGCTCAGCTCCTCCGAGGCGCCACTCACCTGGCGGCTCGACAAGGAGAAGGCCGGTTCGGGTGCCCTGGGCGACATCGGCGCACACAGTATCGACACCGCCCAGTGGTTGACCGGGCAGAGCATCGATGGAGTCTCGGCCATGCTCCGCACTTTCGTCACCGATCGTCCGGTTCTGGCTCATCAGGCCGGGCTCGGCGGTCGCGCCGAGGACGGAGCGGAACGCGGCCCGGTCACGGTCGACGACGCAGCCGCCTTCACCGCGACGTTCAGCGGCGGGGCCCTGGGCGTTTTCGAGTCCACCCGGATGGCGCTCGGCCGCCGCAACGCCAACCGGATCGAGATCAACGGCGAGCGCGGCTCCGTGGCCTTCGACTTCGAGCGCATGAACGAGCTGGAGTTCCACGACGGCACCGACCCCGAGGATGCTCAGGGATTCCGGCGCATCCAGGTCACCGAGCCGTCCCATCCCTACACCGGCGCCTGGTGGCCGACCGGGCACGGCCTCGGCTACGAGCACGTGTTCACCCACCAGGTTGTCGATCTCATCACCGCGATAGCCGCGGGAACCCAGCCGTCGCCAACCTTCGCCGAGGCCGTGCAGGTGCAGCAGGTGCTGGACGCCGTCGAGCGCAGCGCTGCCGACGAGAGCCGGTTGACCGCAACGACCGGGCCAGCCACCGATGGCTCGCCAGCTTTCCAGACCCCCTCAATGAAGAAGGACCCGTCATGA